In Pseudomonadota bacterium, the following are encoded in one genomic region:
- a CDS encoding enoyl-CoA hydratase/isomerase family protein, translating to MTDHVIASRSGDTVVLTLHRPDKANAYNSALIEALHRHVEAWHADAHLRAVIITGSGRHFCAGADLTELRARGLTDALTLRSAAVFDALAAVPVPTIAAINGAALGGGLELALACDLRVASAGATLGLPETRLGLVPAAGGLTRLPRIAGDAFAREMIFTGRPIDAATALHRGIVHRVTEHTALEAAHELANEIAAADGLAIRLAKRALDTSVPDQAALAQAILYHREASSRA from the coding sequence ATGACAGACCACGTGATTGCCTCCCGTTCGGGAGACACGGTGGTACTCACCCTCCACCGACCCGACAAAGCCAACGCCTACAACAGCGCGCTCATCGAAGCGCTGCACCGACACGTCGAAGCGTGGCACGCCGATGCTCATCTGCGCGCTGTGATCATCACGGGAAGCGGGCGTCACTTCTGCGCGGGCGCCGACCTCACAGAGCTGCGTGCGCGTGGGCTGACCGACGCCCTCACCCTGCGCAGCGCGGCCGTCTTCGACGCGCTCGCCGCGGTGCCCGTGCCCACCATCGCCGCCATCAACGGCGCGGCGCTCGGTGGCGGCCTCGAGCTGGCGCTTGCGTGTGACCTGCGCGTGGCCAGCGCCGGTGCGACCCTCGGCCTGCCCGAAACGCGCCTGGGGCTCGTCCCTGCGGCAGGAGGGCTCACCCGGCTGCCCCGGATCGCCGGAGACGCCTTCGCGCGAGAGATGATCTTCACGGGGCGCCCCATCGACGCCGCCACAGCCCTGCATCGTGGCATTGTGCACCGCGTGACCGAGCACACCGCTCTGGAGGCCGCCCACGAGCTGGCGAATGAGATCGCCGCGGCAGACGGGCTTGCGATACGACTCGCCAAGCGCGCCCTCGACACCTCGGTTCCCGACCAGGCTGCGCTGGCACAAGCGATTCTCTACCATCGAGAGGCCTCTTCCCGTGCTTGA
- a CDS encoding GGDEF domain-containing protein, with the protein MSSGTNAVTDLGSGSAGVETPTPSRLITLRHVLCLAGDTSPTGDEAQEMERLIETDTELLYAECLRLLVGRRSVPEFAEQEWKALLEHRRELEEKLERPMSLQAAAIDFFCEARPTTPEVIMVPIQVYQDLHQEARIDPTTGLFAPSTFSWALDHEVRRARRYRRHLVMLLLEIDDLEQISTRRGQEYADFVLREVASLINENIRNTDTPARVDATCFAVLLHECKLTDGRILAERLRATLEKRSFSLNETDEGAHVTATIAVVGYPDHGDGGDRLMTKARALVAQSRDSGRNRVTSGEGEG; encoded by the coding sequence ATGAGTTCTGGCACCAACGCAGTCACCGACCTCGGATCTGGCAGCGCCGGCGTGGAGACGCCCACCCCGAGCCGCCTCATCACGCTGCGACACGTCCTCTGCCTGGCGGGCGACACCTCGCCCACGGGCGATGAGGCGCAGGAGATGGAGCGCTTGATCGAGACCGACACTGAGCTCCTGTATGCGGAATGTCTCCGCCTGCTCGTCGGTCGTCGATCTGTCCCCGAGTTTGCCGAGCAGGAATGGAAGGCGCTCCTCGAGCACCGCCGCGAGCTCGAGGAGAAGCTCGAGCGCCCGATGAGCCTTCAGGCCGCAGCCATCGATTTCTTCTGCGAAGCGCGCCCCACGACGCCCGAGGTCATCATGGTCCCGATTCAGGTCTATCAAGACCTGCACCAGGAGGCGCGCATCGATCCCACGACGGGGCTGTTCGCCCCCAGCACCTTCTCGTGGGCCCTCGACCACGAGGTCCGCCGTGCCCGCCGCTACCGCCGACACCTGGTGATGCTGCTGCTCGAGATCGACGACCTCGAGCAGATCTCGACCCGTCGCGGCCAGGAGTATGCCGACTTCGTCCTTCGCGAGGTGGCGAGCCTCATCAACGAGAACATCCGCAACACCGACACCCCTGCACGAGTCGACGCAACGTGCTTTGCCGTGCTGCTGCACGAGTGCAAGCTCACCGACGGGCGAATCCTGGCGGAACGTCTTCGCGCAACCCTCGAGAAGCGTTCGTTCAGCCTCAACGAGACCGACGAAGGCGCGCATGTCACCGCCACCATCGCGGTTGTGGGCTACCCAGACCATGGCGATGGCGGCGATCGCCTGATGACGAAGGCGCGCGCCCTGGTGGCCCAGTCTCGAGACAGTGGCAGAAACCGCGTCACGAGCGGTGAAGGCGAGGGCTGA
- the lnt gene encoding apolipoprotein N-acyltransferase: protein MRASQRGAILLAGLSGTLLALAFPYFSLWPLAWIALVPLFVVLSEAGPMAGAMSGYVFGLALFGITLRWSAELDPPGSWLIWAAFVAIEALIPAAYGAVVSLYSRGLRVGAARPLFLAASWTLVEYLRSRGAYALTWSQISYSQLPSGVVVQLADLTGAWGVSFIVVLVNACVAEVWMQRRAARVAGDAPEGPGRALIVYASVVLIALSYAGWRWFGLPAITGQTVSVACVQPDVDPHEKWNPQRFSHCLQALEEATARAAAHGASLIIWPETAVPAPVLTDAALRARLTALAVRGGVSILVGSTERADDGSARNSGFLVAPDGRFSERYDKMHLVPFGEYLPLRSLLGRVPPFNEIADLAPGTDQTVLKAPSAEIGLMICFESTFSDIARAFVARGARLLVVITNDGWFNHTSAAEHHIAMSAMRSIEQRMWLVQCGNTGISAFVDPRGEMHEKTALFTSSEIYANVPLGSVGSLYQAWGDWFIAVLAVCCLGCVVARKKQGS, encoded by the coding sequence TTGAGGGCTTCCCAGCGCGGCGCGATTCTTCTTGCGGGGCTCTCCGGAACCCTGCTCGCGCTCGCTTTCCCGTACTTCTCGCTCTGGCCCCTCGCGTGGATCGCTCTCGTCCCGCTCTTCGTCGTGCTCTCCGAGGCCGGACCGATGGCGGGCGCGATGTCCGGATACGTGTTCGGCCTCGCGCTGTTCGGAATCACCCTGCGATGGTCCGCCGAGCTCGACCCGCCGGGAAGCTGGCTCATCTGGGCCGCCTTCGTGGCCATCGAAGCCCTCATCCCCGCGGCCTATGGAGCCGTGGTGTCGCTCTACTCGAGAGGGCTGCGGGTCGGTGCCGCACGCCCGCTGTTCCTTGCGGCCTCGTGGACCCTGGTGGAGTATCTGCGATCGCGAGGGGCCTACGCGCTCACCTGGTCGCAGATCTCGTATTCGCAATTGCCCAGCGGCGTGGTGGTCCAGCTCGCCGATCTCACGGGTGCCTGGGGCGTCTCGTTCATCGTGGTGCTGGTCAACGCGTGCGTGGCCGAGGTCTGGATGCAGCGTCGCGCGGCCCGCGTCGCCGGCGACGCGCCCGAAGGGCCCGGTCGGGCCTTGATCGTGTACGCATCGGTGGTGCTGATTGCACTTTCCTATGCCGGCTGGCGTTGGTTCGGGTTGCCTGCGATCACGGGTCAGACGGTTTCGGTGGCGTGCGTGCAGCCGGACGTAGACCCCCACGAGAAGTGGAACCCCCAGCGGTTCTCGCACTGCCTACAGGCGCTCGAGGAGGCGACGGCACGCGCTGCCGCGCACGGCGCCAGCCTGATCATCTGGCCGGAGACCGCCGTGCCTGCACCCGTGCTCACCGACGCGGCTCTTCGCGCGCGCCTCACCGCCCTGGCGGTGAGGGGAGGGGTGAGCATCCTCGTCGGGTCCACCGAGCGGGCCGATGACGGGAGTGCGCGGAACAGCGGTTTTCTCGTAGCGCCGGATGGCCGCTTCTCTGAGCGGTACGACAAGATGCACCTGGTGCCGTTCGGGGAGTACCTGCCGCTCCGGTCGCTGCTCGGACGTGTTCCCCCTTTCAACGAGATTGCTGATCTCGCTCCCGGAACCGACCAGACGGTTCTGAAGGCGCCATCTGCGGAGATCGGCCTGATGATCTGCTTCGAGTCGACCTTTTCCGACATCGCACGTGCGTTCGTGGCCAGGGGAGCGCGTCTGCTGGTCGTCATCACGAACGACGGGTGGTTCAATCATACCTCGGCGGCTGAGCATCACATCGCCATGTCCGCCATGCGGTCTATCGAGCAGCGCATGTGGCTGGTTCAGTGCGGGAACACGGGCATCTCTGCCTTTGTCGACCCGCGTGGGGAGATGCACGAGAAGACGGCGCTCTTCACCTCGTCAGAGATCTACGCCAATGTGCCCCTGGGGTCGGTGGGAAGTCTCTATCAGGCGTGGGGAGACTGGTTCATCGCCGTACTGGCCGTGTGCTGCCTGGGCTGTGTCGTGGCGCGCAAGAAGCAGGGGTCTTGA
- a CDS encoding enoyl-CoA hydratase/isomerase family protein codes for MSFSTATLEATEQGDVCEVVIRAERITVAMVADLEALATWLDDACTCSVVVFRGRAGRFTQGIDLSDFSLRQTPDIHGFNKWERALAALERLKKITIAAIEGPCRGGGVQLALACDHRIATPTAIFALDEVKNGFLPGLAVYRLAKHVGMGVARYMVLSGQPVDAAEAARTGLIHTVATDLDAEIARATTAFLPVDGVAVSLARRLLNDCWNKPYEDFLGDFLAAQHRAVSGETFQRRLRDEALRPPAS; via the coding sequence GTGAGCTTCTCCACCGCAACCCTCGAGGCCACAGAACAGGGCGATGTCTGCGAGGTCGTGATCCGGGCAGAGCGCATCACCGTGGCCATGGTCGCCGATCTCGAAGCCCTCGCAACGTGGCTCGACGACGCGTGCACGTGCAGCGTGGTCGTGTTCCGCGGCCGGGCCGGCAGGTTCACCCAGGGCATCGACCTGTCAGACTTCTCCCTGCGCCAGACGCCGGACATCCACGGGTTCAACAAGTGGGAGCGGGCACTGGCAGCGCTCGAGCGCCTGAAGAAGATCACCATCGCCGCCATCGAGGGACCGTGTCGAGGAGGAGGCGTTCAGCTCGCCCTGGCCTGCGATCACCGCATTGCAACGCCCACCGCGATCTTTGCCCTCGACGAGGTCAAGAACGGCTTCCTTCCCGGGCTTGCGGTGTACCGACTCGCCAAGCACGTCGGCATGGGCGTGGCCCGATACATGGTGCTCAGCGGACAGCCCGTAGACGCCGCGGAAGCCGCTCGGACGGGGCTGATCCACACCGTCGCGACCGATCTCGACGCCGAGATCGCACGCGCGACGACCGCGTTCCTGCCGGTCGACGGCGTCGCGGTCTCTCTCGCACGCCGCCTGCTCAACGACTGCTGGAACAAGCCCTATGAAGATTTCCTGGGCGACTTCCTCGCCGCCCAGCATCGCGCCGTCAGCGGAGAGACGTTCCAGCGCCGCCTGCGCGACGAAGCCTTGCGCCCGCCCGCGTCGTGA
- the rsfS gene encoding ribosome silencing factor translates to MRSVGRARPEEPGAGSHPRGGALCRVVDRDPSEGRGRALHAIPGSTRGGRLHREVRVIQERRHAVTKKKKTAVPEVEVEVETTTESAPVAPPPDYEAIARRGAEAAEDKKATRVAIMALGEASPVCDYFVLASGKTRIQTRAIANAIDEALEAVPVKRTRQGYQSGNWVLLDYGGVVFHVFLEREREYYDLEGLYAKSPIIYTSNGESGESADLAKKRI, encoded by the coding sequence GTGCGGTCGGTTGGACGAGCTCGGCCTGAAGAACCGGGAGCGGGTTCGCACCCTCGAGGCGGAGCCCTATGCCGTGTCGTCGACCGAGATCCGTCGGAGGGTCGCGGAAGGGCTCTCCACGCAATACCTGGTTCCACGCGAGGTGGCCGATTACATCGAGAAGTACGGGTTATACAAGAACGGAGGCATGCGGTGACCAAGAAGAAGAAGACAGCCGTCCCTGAGGTAGAGGTAGAGGTGGAGACGACAACGGAGAGCGCTCCCGTCGCGCCCCCCCCAGACTACGAAGCCATCGCGCGCAGAGGCGCCGAGGCAGCCGAAGACAAGAAGGCCACCCGCGTTGCGATCATGGCGCTGGGAGAGGCTTCGCCTGTGTGCGACTATTTCGTTCTTGCCAGCGGCAAGACGCGCATCCAGACCCGCGCCATCGCCAATGCGATTGATGAAGCGCTGGAAGCCGTTCCCGTGAAGCGCACGCGTCAGGGCTATCAGTCGGGCAACTGGGTCCTCCTCGACTACGGGGGCGTGGTGTTCCACGTCTTCCTCGAGCGCGAACGCGAGTACTACGATCTCGAGGGGCTCTACGCCAAATCCCCCATCATCTACACCTCGAACGGAGAGAGCGGAGAGAGCGCCGACCTCGCCAAGAAGCGCATCTGA
- the nadD gene encoding nicotinate (nicotinamide) nucleotide adenylyltransferase: protein MNTPQLSGRTGLLGGTFNPVHLGHLHIAQEAMSAFEMERVLLVPNRIPPHRSDSSSVVDPEHRAAMLELATASNPRLFVSRIELERAGPSYTVDTVESLLAEQPAARLCFITGADSLLRNIWRDLDRLLGMLEVMVCVARPGFDLGALCGRLDELGLKNRERVRTLEAEPYAVSSTEIRRRVAEGLSTQYLVPREVADYIEKYGLYKNGGMR from the coding sequence GTGAACACCCCGCAACTGTCCGGACGCACGGGGCTCCTGGGCGGAACGTTCAACCCCGTTCATCTCGGGCACCTGCACATCGCACAGGAGGCGATGAGCGCCTTCGAGATGGAGCGCGTGCTGCTCGTTCCCAATCGAATCCCCCCCCACCGCAGCGACTCGTCATCGGTGGTCGACCCCGAGCATCGCGCCGCCATGCTCGAGCTTGCCACGGCGTCCAATCCCAGGCTGTTCGTCTCTCGCATCGAGCTCGAACGTGCCGGACCGTCGTACACGGTCGACACGGTGGAAAGCCTCCTGGCTGAGCAGCCGGCGGCGCGCCTGTGCTTCATCACGGGTGCCGACTCCCTGTTGCGAAACATCTGGCGAGACCTCGATCGGCTTCTCGGCATGCTCGAGGTGATGGTCTGTGTGGCGCGTCCCGGATTCGACCTGGGAGCCCTGTGCGGTCGGTTGGACGAGCTCGGCCTGAAGAACCGGGAGCGGGTTCGCACCCTCGAGGCGGAGCCCTATGCCGTGTCGTCGACCGAGATCCGTCGGAGGGTCGCGGAAGGGCTCTCCACGCAATACCTGGTTCCACGCGAGGTGGCCGATTACATCGAGAAGTACGGGTTATACAAGAACGGAGGCATGCGGTGA
- a CDS encoding type III polyketide synthase has product MRSPRQTGLRYDSPSAPSTPRFPTRLRWHKRFSTIERPLPVLDASADAPRCDRDLSAPPPTTAHIISIGRAVPPQRYSQEQIIELFGLGDAKTRRLFRNSHIKYRNLYLPAPGPDGMPDESVETLNRKHLTGCLEIGGEALLQALSVAGLTPRDIDLLVCVTTTGYLCPGLTAHFIKTFGLRDNVHRIDVVGMGCNAALNALQPACMWAQANPGRNVAMLAVEICSAAYVRNDSIETAVVNSLFGDGAAAVIIRGQTAGTAGAWPAVVDFASLTLTDAIHTMRFDLDNGRLSFFLDRDIPYVIGANCGRPVRELLERARLRQRDIRHWVVHSGGKKVIDSVKMNLELTDHDMRHTLHVLENHGNISSCACLFSLARLVEEGAARPGDHGILMAMGPGAAIETARLIW; this is encoded by the coding sequence ATGAGATCGCCGCGGCAGACGGGCTTGCGATACGACTCGCCAAGCGCGCCCTCGACACCTCGGTTCCCGACCAGGCTGCGCTGGCACAAGCGATTCTCTACCATCGAGAGGCCTCTTCCCGTGCTTGACGCTTCGGCCGACGCCCCCCGTTGCGACCGCGATCTGAGTGCGCCCCCTCCCACGACCGCGCACATCATCTCCATCGGCCGAGCCGTACCTCCGCAGAGATACAGCCAGGAGCAGATCATCGAGCTCTTCGGCCTCGGCGATGCGAAGACACGCCGTCTCTTCCGCAACAGCCACATCAAGTACCGCAACCTCTACCTGCCGGCCCCAGGCCCGGACGGCATGCCCGACGAGAGCGTCGAGACCCTCAACAGAAAGCATCTCACCGGCTGCCTCGAGATCGGTGGAGAGGCGCTTCTGCAGGCGCTGTCCGTCGCGGGGCTCACCCCCCGCGACATCGACCTGCTGGTCTGCGTGACCACCACGGGCTACCTCTGCCCAGGGCTCACCGCGCACTTCATCAAAACCTTCGGCCTTCGCGACAACGTGCACCGCATCGACGTGGTCGGCATGGGATGCAATGCCGCGCTGAACGCCCTGCAGCCGGCCTGCATGTGGGCACAGGCCAATCCCGGTCGAAACGTGGCCATGCTGGCCGTGGAGATCTGCTCCGCGGCGTACGTGCGCAATGATTCCATCGAGACCGCGGTCGTGAACTCACTCTTCGGAGATGGAGCCGCCGCCGTGATCATCCGAGGTCAGACCGCTGGAACGGCAGGCGCGTGGCCGGCTGTTGTCGACTTCGCGTCCCTCACCCTCACCGACGCCATCCACACGATGCGGTTCGACCTCGACAACGGCCGCCTGTCATTCTTCCTCGACAGAGACATCCCGTACGTCATCGGCGCCAACTGCGGACGCCCCGTGCGCGAGCTGCTCGAGCGCGCACGACTTCGGCAGCGCGACATCCGCCACTGGGTGGTGCACAGCGGCGGCAAGAAAGTCATCGACAGCGTCAAGATGAACCTCGAGCTCACCGATCACGACATGCGACACACCCTGCACGTGCTCGAGAACCACGGCAACATCTCGTCTTGCGCCTGCCTGTTCTCGTTGGCGCGGCTCGTGGAAGAAGGCGCGGCCCGCCCAGGCGACCACGGCATTCTCATGGCGATGGGACCGGGCGCTGCCATCGAGACGGCGAGGCTGATCTGGTGA